A DNA window from Solanum lycopersicum chromosome 3, SLM_r2.1 contains the following coding sequences:
- the LOC112941186 gene encoding uncharacterized protein, whose protein sequence is MVRTRAITAPTPTPARQDASEPATEAVARRGAVARGRGRGRGRTSSRGRGQAPGPASNRAVTPPPTEDVLREGEEGENEQVQNEELPPQPTPEMINQVLAYLSGLSDQGQTPPVFSAPAPQVPGVQHAAAVAPRMDASMEIGTFPRLTTGPIMTSDQHELLTKFLKLKATVFKGAESEDAYDFLVDCHELLHKMGIVERFGVEFVTYQFQGNAKMWWRSYAECQPAQAPPMTWALFSSLFLEKYIPRTLRDRKRDEFLSLEQGRMSVTAYEAKFRALSRYATQLCFSPQERIRRFVKGLRSDLQIPALQVATTAKSFQEVVDFVIEVEGVKPDDFTTTSTPKKFPKGGEFGGSYSRGQSSGGYPARPIQSSL, encoded by the coding sequence atggttagaactagagcaataactgcgccaacaccaacaccggcaagacaagatgcgtctgaaccagccactgaggctgtagctcgaagaggagcagtggcaagaggccgtggtagaggccgcgggaggacgtcctctagaggaagaggacaagcacctggcccagctagtaatagggcggtgactcctccaccgactgaggatgtattaagagagggtgaggaaggggagaatgaacaagtgcagaatgaggaattaccaccccaacctaccccagagatgattaatcaggttcttgcttatcttagcgggttgtctgatcaaggccagacacctccagtgttttctgcaccagcacctcaggttccgggagtacaacatgcagctgctgtggctcctcgcatggatgcctccatggaaataggcacgtttcctcggttgactacagggcctataatgacaagtgatcagcatgaacttttaactaagttcttgaagttgaaagctacagttttcaagggtgctgaatctgaggatgcctatgatttcctggttgattgtcatgagctgctacataagatgggcatagtggaacgattcggtgttgagttcgtaacctatcagtttcagggaaatgccaaaatgtggtggcgatcgtatgctgagtgtcaaccagcacaggcaccacccatgacttgggcattattctctagcttgtttttggagaagtatataccccggactttgagggataggaagagagatgagttcctgagcctagagcaaggcaggatgtcggttactgcttatgaggctaagtttcgtgcattatccaggtatgccacccagctttgcttcagtccacaagagcggattcgccgttttgtgaagggattgaggtcagatttgcagattccagccttacaggtagctactacagcaaaatcctttcaggaggtggtagattttgtgatagaagtggagggagtgaagccagacgacttcaccacgacatcgacacctaagaagtttcctaagggaggtgagtttggtGGGTcctactccagagggcagagttcaggaggttacccagcccgacctattcagtcttcactgtag